The Onthophagus taurus isolate NC chromosome 6, IU_Otau_3.0, whole genome shotgun sequence region TTGGTATCTTCAGTCGAAGACGCTAAAGCATCATGAAAGTCTCAAAATTGATATTATACTGCATTCGATTCGGGATTCCCAGCGAGTAGCGCTTGATTTTTGAAAGGTGTAGATTTTCAGATgctcaattaaaattttccatcTATTTACTGATGCtacaaataaagtaaatatttttagcttCCGAATAAAGATTAAAACTCTAAATTATAATTGTGACATCCACATGGTACAAAGAAACCTAACGAATTAAGGTCGGTAATTCTCTTTTGCAAGCCCTTGTTTTTTCATTATATGCTCCCGCCATTATCATAACCCTTTTCCCTGCAATCACTAATATTGAGATTATGATCACtcaatatttgtaaaatagcTTCTGTAAGACCTGCACCAGTTGTATCATCAATTCccaaaaatgtaatgaaatatTCTTTAATCGTTACGGCATCCTCGGTTATGTCACTGCACCTTAATGTTAGGGAGAGTTGCTCTTTATAGCTTATATCAGGAGTACAGTCAGCTATGATTTGCATAATGCTTTGAATTCTTTACATGTCATAATATTGTGGTTTTAACTTGCGATGATTAATTCTATCAAttcattttgtatatttttgtcaTAATAATGGTCAGCCAACTCTCCTTTCATTGCTCCTTCATGACAGGGTCAAATCTTGCCAATAATTGTACGAGCCCTAGAAATTTCCCATTATTTGAGGTAAATAACTTATCAGATGATCCTTTGAAAGCCAGATTATTGTCAGTTAAATATCATGTAATCTGCATCAGTTGTTGAAGCACATTTTTCCCCACCCTAAAGCTGCCACTGTTCGATGATGAGAGTCAATGAAAAGTGATGTTGCGAGAGATTCTTTTGTAAACATTATGAGGTGATTTTCATACCAATCCACCATTTAGATAggtgaataaataaaagtttcctTAAATATACTGCATTACCATAACAGACACATTGTATGTACATAGCAAtaagattaaatattgattcGAACTACGGTTGATTCCAGTATCAAGTAGGTAATCCCAGTATTCATTGGATGATTCTTATGTCAACTGGATGGTTACACTATACACGGCCCAGTGGATGATTCCACCGACTGTAGTGATTAGTATAATTGTTATAATAAGTACTGTTATAATTAGTTTCAGCATTCATGGTCTAGTCCAGTATCTAGGGaatgaatcaaatttaaaattcaatagtTATTGGAATGATTGATAATATATAACATAATTAATCTACTAGGAATAGATACCAAAgactagtggtggaacggttttcgccgattaaattctaataattcgtataaaatccattaattggaatatgagtatgaaaatttcccaaagtgttaataaaagtgtcctctttccaatgaaccaacacgttttgaaaaataacttttatgtttttgagaaaacaatatttgaagttttgataaaattgtcgatgttcttcgataactttcaaaattcgttataaaattaatttcttgaaggatccttgtggaaatatcaccaattattaattaaaatatcctctttttaatgcaaaaagccgttttgaaaaatcacttatagttcttgagaaataaatttttgaaataatcgtcaattttttcgaattttgcaattttcgccgattaagttttaaaaatttatataaaatccagttcttggaatatgagtataaaaatttcccaaagtgttaataaaagtgtcgtctttccaatgaaccaactcgttttgaaaactaacttttagtttttgaaaaaacaatatttgaagttttgataacattttcgatgttgcaattttcatcaataattttcaaaattcgctataaaattaatttcttgaaggatccttgtgaaaatatcgccaattattaattaaagtatcctctttttagagttgcttagTTAgtatctttcttattaatttcatttttattcaaatatcccaataatgtggcaatgaagggtatcacttcagaaatgtacaagaaattataatcataatggctggatagatatgccggataaccggatatccggccgaaggggatgccgaatatccggcttttcgcaaaatcactatccgtttcATCACTACCAAAGACTTTTAAATCTCATATTATAGAATACTACATTACAAAACGAAAAAATCTGACACAATAGTTTTACCGCtttcaaaacgttttttttaacattttcactacttttaaaaattgttatactTATCAATCATGTAACTTTTCGATATTTTGCAGTTTCAGGAATCAAAGAAAGAACTTAATTATAACTATTCCtacctatttaatttttctggtAAATCTGTACATCgttcgcttttaattttttcataaacacttTCTGTCCTTTCAGAAACATTGGACCAATTGTAATATTTACTTATTCTTTGATTACATTCAAAAGGGCACACAAAAAGCCCTTTTCTAATATCAAATATTGCTTGTTCAACACCTTtagatatttgaaattaataatattaataaccaTGATGCTTTTTACtaacctttaattaatgaaagaaCATTTGGTTGCGTTAGGTAGATTAAATCTGGTGGAAGTACTTCTGGAATACCACCAACTTCTgtagaaacaacttttaaccTAAATATTGATTGGAATGAACAATAATGAGTGATGAAGAAAATGAatgtagaaaataaattacccACAAGAAGCAGCTTCAACAATAGCCATACAATAAGCTTCTGTTAAAGaagtattcaaaaaaatatgacCTTGTATTAAAACATTTCGAATTTTTGAATGATCTAAAGATCCTAATAATTTTACTCTATCTTGTAAACCTTGTCTTTCTCTAACTTCTTCTAATaacctaattttgaaaaacattaattataaaagaatatatttaaataaataaaattaaccatCTCTTTGGGCCatctccacctataataaaaTGTACTGTAGGATATTTTTGACAAATCTCAGGAATGATTTGAGCCATTAAATCAACACCTTTTCTATAAACTAGTCTTGATATGATTACAAtagttactaaaaaaaattaattaatttcaaacaagatttaaaccaaaataaaattaccatGAGTTTGAGAACTGTTTGAAGGATCAGGTATAAACATTGAAGTATCCACAGCATTTGGAATAACAGAAACACGATTAAAATGAACTCCAGCCCTCAACACAGTATTTTCTTTCCCAGTATGAGAAACACATACACAATGATTACAATCTGATAAAGTTATTTCTAATAGTTTGTTTGTAATCACAGCACTTGCATCAGCAAAACCAAATAAACTATGATCAGTAAAGACagtctaaaaaaataaaaatagtattaagtttgcatttttaattaaatccttaattattacttttaaaccCATTAAACCACCAATGATTAAAGCTTCATGTGCTAAAGCTGAAAAGGCAGAATGTCCATGAACAATCTCGACACGTTCTCTAATTAAAACATATCTCAATAACGGTAAGTTACAAAACATCGAAGGGAGAATACATTGGTTATAAAACACCTTTATAGGTAAATAATACACTTTCAAACCGTTTGTGAGATACCTTACTCCGACTTTATCACCGTAACTATGCGTTATTACGATTACTTTGTGACctttttgtattaaacatTGAGATAAGTTGTATATGTGCTCTTCTACACCTCCTGTATTtggataaaaaaaatcggataccatgctaccaaaagaaaaacgatattataatttaaaaaaaagttttgttgaaTGAATTACCATATACGAtactttttcattatttataaatttatttaaatcttattctttattattgaggttatgttatctGTCAATATCAACTGACTTatcattttcgaaaatgtaatttgGCTATTGAAAAAGAGATGTCGCCCTAAAATCAGAGAtgattgttataattttttttagtttatatttttaattaaatacaaaaaaagatttataacattttaataaataaagcttgcattttctgttcttttctcaaaagaaattgtttctttgaaaaataattatgatttttatatcaaatcatGTTTTCATACATAACTATGAATAAGTTtacataaaattcaaaaattaatattgtttttatttaattaaagctaaatatttcattttcttctcatattaagaattaaattacttttttaacatcaaaattcattttaaaatattttaaaacaaagagAGAAATGtcttatttgttaaaaattaaaattttgtatcaatttttcaataaaactcaatcatattttacaaaataatattaaaaccaCGTGTATTTTATGCACATCTGGTcgtatttttggaaaaattccgCTACAATAAATCGGAAAAACCCGTTCAACCCCAAAAGGTATAAAAGACGAGTTCAGATATCAAAATTTCGTTAGTTAACAGCGATCAACCGACGGCTACAGCAGAAGAGGTGAAGGAGAAAAGGACGTCGTGGTTCTGAAAAACAAGATAGAAGTAATTTCAAAGACGTCTTTTTGAAAAGAAGATTTCCTTccgaaactttttgaaaatttttatcagAAGAACATCAAAGATGCCGTGTGGTGGACCATGTGGTGGACCTTGTGGTGGAGGCAGAACAACCAggagaaaaccgaaaaaagtTACGTCGACGAAACGTTATACTGCAACAAGAACCGGTCGAAGAAACAGCAGATATTATAGCAGCAGTGACGATTCTTCGTCGTATGATGACTCTTATGATTCTTACGACTCCTTCAGCGATGAAGAACCAAGGAGACGTGGAGGATGTGGCGGTGGTGGTGGTAGAAGAAGTGGATGCTGTTGCTAAcataatgtaattaattttaaattttttgattttttttgaatttttaatacagACGTGAACATTTTCCTTATAtcaattttctaattatatGTTTTCATTGTTGACCAATTTTAACATGTAATTTGACTTTTTTGATTATTGGTACTTATATCTGATAaacttgattttaaatgtaactgaaattgattaataaatatatttatatacaataaaaatttgaggttTTATTtagcttaattttttttcttaataattaatttaaaagaagtaAAATACGACTTTGACctttataatgaaataataatgaaatactaattgtttttataatcCGAGATAATAACTTTCAAGTAATTATGAATGCTTTGTAACCTTTTTGGGTTAAACATTGAGACGAATATGAAATGAAAGAGATATTTTATCTTGAAGTTGGATGTAGGCCACTTTACTTGATGAAAATGaagtgaaagaaaaatttgtttctccgaaacgatttaaaattgagattgaaaacttttttttctttgtttcggGTTAGATTACAtctaattttaagtttcctgGGTTGAAAGTTCTTTTAATACAAAGAAATGAAATGCCATCGTTTTTAAAAGTAgattaaggaaaaaaattcttttctctCAACGTTTAATAAgcatttatgttaaaatataatttcataacaatacataaaatataattattttaaacagcAAGACTCTGGTAGTTTCCAATTCTATAAactgattaattaaatttaacattgttTAACAAGCCTAGTTAAGCAAGGTAATTGTATTGTAATTGAATCTGTCATCCTGTATAAAGTTATAGTTTGTGCTGGTATAACTATCAGCTTCTTCTTCATTTCCTTCTACTTTCTGGTAGGGAAGCATCCCTGTTTGTCAAGCcttatgtttgaactttactCCGCAGACGAGGAAAACCAGCTCTGTAGCCATCTCTTGGGCGGTCGTCCTTGTCGTCTTTTCGTTTCGGTCGTTATTTAACATGTATAACTTGTTCTATTATAGAGTCTTCAATTTGTAGTTTGCAGCGTAAATTACGTTATACACCATAAATTATGTTATCTCCgttgatatttgtttatcGTCGTTATATCCGTTGTGTCAGTTTTacaacattaataattccgtcaaattctttcatttttgtctCATCTTTGATTATATGATGAACTGAATTTTTCCCATAATTTGCTGCTAACATTTCGGATTGCTTCCCATAAAAGTTCTCCACCGATTTAAATATAAAGCGAGGTTGCCGAATTTGAAGAGTGcaggaagttagccccccattttttgatttttaaagttttcattgttgttctagagttgttctacattgttccaaagcggcaactagaaa contains the following coding sequences:
- the LOC111414062 gene encoding phosphatidylinositol N-acetylglucosaminyltransferase subunit A; the protein is MKKYRICMVSDFFYPNTGGVEEHIYNLSQCLIQKGHKVIVITHSYGDKVGVRYLTNGLKVYYLPIKVFYNQCILPSMFCNLPLLRYVLIRERVEIVHGHSAFSALAHEALIIGGLMGLKTVFTDHSLFGFADASAVITNKLLEITLSDCNHCVCVSHTGKENTVLRAGVHFNRVSVIPNAVDTSMFIPDPSNSSQTHVTIVIISRLVYRKGVDLMAQIIPEICQKYPTVHFIIGGDGPKRWLLEEVRERQGLQDRVKLLGSLDHSKIRNVLIQGHIFLNTSLTEAYCMAIVEAASCGLKVVSTEVGGIPEVLPPDLIYLTQPNVLSLIKGVEQAIFDIRKGLFVCPFECNQRISKYYNWSNVSERTESVYEKIKSERCTDLPEKLNRYLRSGVWPFLLVISLCHIMLKILEVIVPRRFIDIAPDYRIKNKKD